A genomic window from Nitrospirota bacterium includes:
- the ilvD gene encoding dihydroxy-acid dehydratase: MRSDTIKKGFERAPHRSLLKACGLKDGDFDKPFIGVVNSYIDIIPGHVHLQEFGRIVKEEIRKAGGVPFEFNTIGVDDGIAMGHKGMLYSLPSRELIADSVETMAQAHMLDGLVCIPNCDKIVPGMIMGAMRVNIPTIFVSGGPMAAGRTTSGKVVDLISVFEGVGEFRAGRISESQLKDIEDHGCPTCGSCSGLFTANSMNCLMEALGLALPGNGTALAVSKERDDLIRGAARQILGLVKADLKPRDIVTKEAIDNAFALDIAMGGSTNTILHTLAIAWEAGINYDLGRINDLSARVPNICRVSPSSQWHIEDVHNAGGVSAILKELSRVEGVIDLRQKSVTLKSIGDNIRDVVLKDKEVIRPVENAYSKDGGLAILFGNLAPEGAVVKTAGVSPVMLRHEGPAIVFESQEEACAGILGGKVKEGHVVVIRYEGPKGGPGMQEMLSPTANIMGMGLGDKVALITDGRFSGGTRGACIGHVSPEAAEGGTIALIKDGDIISIDINKRTLDVELSEDELARRRAEWKQPPPKIEKGWLGRYARMVTSGSKGAVLV; encoded by the coding sequence ATGCGCAGTGATACGATAAAAAAGGGGTTTGAAAGGGCGCCGCACAGGAGCCTGCTGAAGGCCTGCGGTCTTAAGGATGGTGATTTTGACAAGCCGTTTATAGGCGTAGTGAATTCATACATTGATATTATCCCGGGCCATGTTCACCTGCAGGAGTTTGGCCGGATCGTAAAGGAAGAGATACGGAAGGCAGGCGGCGTCCCGTTTGAATTTAACACCATAGGGGTGGATGACGGGATTGCCATGGGTCATAAGGGGATGCTCTATTCACTGCCAAGCAGGGAGCTTATAGCTGACTCAGTAGAGACGATGGCCCAGGCGCACATGCTTGACGGTCTTGTCTGCATACCAAACTGTGACAAGATCGTACCGGGGATGATCATGGGGGCCATGCGTGTGAATATCCCGACTATATTTGTAAGCGGCGGACCAATGGCCGCAGGACGGACTACGAGCGGGAAGGTGGTTGACCTCATATCTGTCTTTGAAGGAGTAGGTGAGTTCAGGGCAGGCAGGATATCTGAGTCACAGTTAAAGGACATTGAAGACCATGGCTGCCCGACATGCGGTTCATGTTCAGGCCTGTTTACAGCAAATTCAATGAATTGCCTGATGGAGGCGCTTGGACTTGCCCTGCCAGGCAATGGTACGGCGCTTGCTGTGTCAAAAGAAAGAGACGATCTCATTCGAGGGGCAGCAAGACAGATATTAGGTCTTGTTAAGGCGGACCTCAAACCGCGTGATATTGTAACGAAAGAGGCCATTGATAATGCCTTTGCATTGGATATAGCTATGGGAGGCTCCACCAATACGATTCTTCATACCCTTGCAATAGCCTGGGAGGCCGGGATTAATTATGACCTTGGCAGGATAAATGACCTCTCGGCTCGCGTACCAAATATCTGCAGGGTAAGTCCGTCCTCACAATGGCATATAGAGGATGTTCACAATGCCGGGGGGGTGAGCGCTATCCTGAAAGAGTTGAGCAGGGTGGAAGGGGTAATAGACCTGAGGCAGAAAAGCGTGACACTAAAGAGCATCGGCGATAACATCAGGGATGTAGTTTTGAAGGACAAAGAGGTCATAAGGCCGGTAGAAAATGCCTACAGCAAAGATGGCGGGCTGGCCATACTGTTTGGCAATCTTGCACCTGAAGGTGCGGTTGTGAAGACTGCAGGGGTGTCGCCTGTAATGTTAAGGCATGAAGGACCTGCAATAGTATTTGAGTCACAGGAAGAGGCATGTGCCGGGATCCTTGGAGGAAAGGTTAAGGAAGGACATGTTGTCGTTATTCGCTATGAGGGGCCTAAGGGAGGTCCGGGTATGCAGGAGATGCTTTCTCCAACGGCAAATATAATGGGCATGGGTCTTGGGGATAAGGTGGCGCTGATTACGGACGGAAGGTTTTCAGGCGGTACCCGCGGTGCCTGTATCGGTCATGTGTCACCTGAGGCAGCAGAGGGTGGAACGATAGCACTGATCAAAGACGGTGACATTATCAGCATTGATATTAACAAGAGGACCCTTGATGTTGAGTTAAGTGAAGATGAGCTTGCGAGACGCAGGGCTGAATGGAAACAGCCGCCTCCAAAGATCGAGAAGGGCTGGCTTGGAAGATATGCACGGATGGTTACGTCCGGCAGCAAGGGGGCTGTGCTCGTGTAG
- the lexA gene encoding repressor LexA translates to MKKLEHSREAKLKSRFHAIARFYKQRGRMPSFSEIGKMLGMRSKNAVFKFVNRLEEMGVVERDHTGRLIPRSLVSGTRVLGTVEAGFPSAAEEELADTLSFDDLLVENREATFLLKVSGDSMVEAGILPGDMVIVDRSQTPKSGDIVIAEVDGEWTMKYLRKRGDAVSLLPANPKYKAIRPKSELKIAGVVTAVVRKYI, encoded by the coding sequence GTGAAGAAGCTGGAACATAGCAGAGAGGCTAAATTAAAATCGCGGTTTCATGCCATAGCCCGGTTTTATAAGCAGCGGGGGCGTATGCCGAGTTTTTCTGAGATAGGGAAAATGCTCGGTATGAGGTCGAAGAATGCCGTGTTCAAGTTTGTAAACAGGCTTGAAGAGATGGGGGTGGTAGAGAGGGACCATACAGGGAGGCTTATACCGAGGTCATTGGTATCAGGCACGAGGGTCCTTGGCACTGTAGAGGCCGGCTTTCCGAGCGCTGCCGAGGAAGAGCTGGCGGATACGCTCTCTTTTGATGACCTGCTTGTAGAGAACAGGGAGGCTACATTTTTGCTAAAGGTGTCCGGTGATTCCATGGTTGAGGCCGGCATACTCCCTGGTGACATGGTTATAGTAGACAGGTCTCAGACCCCAAAGAGCGGTGATATTGTGATTGCTGAGGTAGACGGGGAGTGGACCATGAAGTATCTGAGAAAGCGCGGGGATGCGGTTTCTCTGTTGCCTGCAAATCCGAAGTATAAAGCTATAAGACCCAAGAGTGAGTTGAAGATTGCCGGTGTGGTAACGGCAGTCGTGAGGAAGTATATATAA
- a CDS encoding sigma-54-dependent Fis family transcriptional regulator, with translation MKSPRILLVDDDADIRETMITLLSMNGYEVTAAADGQSAMEAAGRDKFNVLITDLMLSGMSGIDVIKNIRAIDADLPCIVITGYATVSNAIDAMKAGAYDYLMKPFNGTEVLILLKRVIELQDLQTENSQLKKSLHQRYGFENLIGCSEGIQKVCSLIEKVAETDSTILILGESGTGKEMVARTIHYNSPRKNKPLIPINCGAIPETLLESELFGHEKGAFTGASSTRIGRFELADGGTIFLDEIGDMSPTLQVKLLRVLQQREFERVGGVKTIKVDVRIIAATNIDLETAVHEGKFREDLYYRLNVIPVVIPPLRDRTDDIPLLMDHFLSYFNKSKKREIKGFSPAAMEILVTYPWPGNIRELENLVERLVILKGDGTICPEDLPDKFISHKLSKDGARALHVTLPETGVNLKDVVEEFENNLILQAMQKAQGVKNKAAQLLSLNRTTLVEKLKKKKLDFHINA, from the coding sequence ATGAAATCCCCCCGCATTCTCCTTGTAGATGATGATGCTGACATCAGGGAGACGATGATTACTCTCCTCTCGATGAATGGCTACGAGGTAACTGCTGCAGCAGATGGACAGTCAGCCATGGAAGCAGCAGGCAGGGATAAGTTTAATGTATTAATTACAGACCTTATGCTGTCTGGGATGAGCGGTATTGATGTCATTAAAAATATCAGGGCCATAGATGCTGATTTGCCTTGCATAGTCATTACAGGCTATGCCACTGTATCTAACGCAATAGATGCAATGAAGGCAGGCGCATATGATTACCTGATGAAGCCATTTAACGGTACGGAAGTCTTAATACTTCTGAAACGTGTGATTGAATTACAGGACCTGCAGACAGAGAATAGTCAGCTTAAAAAGAGTCTTCATCAGAGGTATGGTTTTGAGAATCTCATAGGGTGCAGTGAAGGTATTCAAAAAGTCTGTTCACTCATAGAGAAGGTTGCAGAGACTGACAGCACTATCCTCATACTTGGGGAGAGCGGTACTGGAAAAGAGATGGTTGCAAGGACCATACATTACAATAGTCCAAGAAAGAATAAGCCTCTTATTCCGATAAATTGCGGCGCCATCCCGGAAACACTGCTGGAGAGTGAATTGTTTGGGCATGAAAAGGGCGCATTCACCGGTGCAAGCAGCACTCGTATTGGAAGATTTGAACTTGCAGACGGAGGGACAATATTTCTTGATGAAATAGGCGACATGAGTCCGACGCTTCAGGTCAAACTCCTCCGGGTACTGCAGCAGCGCGAGTTCGAGCGTGTAGGTGGTGTTAAGACTATTAAGGTGGATGTCAGGATTATTGCTGCTACAAATATTGATCTTGAAACAGCCGTCCATGAAGGAAAGTTCAGGGAAGACCTCTATTATCGTCTTAATGTAATACCAGTAGTAATTCCCCCATTGAGAGACCGTACAGATGATATACCTTTGTTGATGGATCACTTCCTCAGTTATTTCAACAAGTCAAAGAAGAGAGAGATAAAGGGATTTTCACCTGCAGCAATGGAAATACTTGTGACATATCCCTGGCCCGGGAATATACGGGAGCTTGAGAACCTTGTTGAAAGACTTGTAATACTCAAAGGCGATGGAACTATTTGTCCTGAAGACCTGCCTGATAAATTCATTTCACATAAGTTAAGCAAAGACGGCGCCCGCGCACTGCACGTAACCCTTCCTGAAACCGGTGTCAATCTGAAGGATGTCGTAGAGGAGTTTGAGAATAACCTGATCCTTCAGGCCATGCAAAAGGCACAGGGCGTAAAGAATAAGGCAGCACAGCTACTCTCCTTAAATCGCACTACTCTTGTGGAAAAACTCAAGAAGAAGAAGTTAGACTTTCATATTAATGCCTGA
- a CDS encoding YaiI/YqxD family protein, translated as MKIWIDADACPRAIREIVFRASLRLDVPVCLVANQDLSGAHSILVTSVRVAPGFDNADEHIIRHVTSGDLVITADIPLAARIVDKGGVALDPRGDLYTEENVGERLSMRNLMQELRMEGIVRGGPAQLGLPDRQRFASALDRLLTRMLKSGR; from the coding sequence ATGAAAATATGGATTGACGCAGACGCGTGCCCCCGGGCCATCAGGGAGATTGTGTTCCGGGCCTCGCTGCGCCTTGATGTCCCGGTCTGCCTCGTGGCAAATCAGGATCTGTCGGGAGCCCATTCTATTCTGGTAACGTCTGTGCGGGTTGCCCCTGGTTTTGACAACGCGGACGAGCATATCATCCGGCATGTCACATCAGGGGACCTGGTGATTACTGCCGACATTCCGCTGGCCGCCCGGATCGTTGACAAGGGAGGGGTTGCCCTCGACCCTCGGGGGGATCTCTACACGGAAGAAAATGTAGGGGAGCGGCTCTCCATGCGCAACCTGATGCAGGAACTCCGGATGGAGGGGATAGTCAGGGGTGGGCCTGCCCAGTTGGGCCTACCGGACCGGCAGCGCTTTGCCTCTGCCCTGGACCGCCTGCTGACCCGCATGCTAAAGAGCGGTCGCTGA
- a CDS encoding DNA polymerase IV has product MDKPITIHSWPRAIMHMDADAFFASCEQAIHPELQGRPVITGKERGIVAAASYEAKARGIERGMRLFEAKKACPDVVLLPSDYETYSLFSIRMFEILRRFSPDVEEYSIDEAFVDLTGLRRTFHGPYSDIAGRVQEAIAKELGISVSIGVSLTKVLAKVASKYKKPCGITIIPGGDIHRYLSDLPVGKLWGIGPNTSAFLGKFNIVTALEFARSKEEFIKAYLSKPYQEIWHELNGRSVYPVVRESKSSYKSISKTKTFTPSSMDETFIFAQLSKNLENACIKARRHKLAASGLILFLRMQDFRDNGVDLKLSRPTSFPAELTGILRNGFREIYRSGTQYRSTGVILAGLVPVSSVQYSLFDDVPGIEKMGRIYSAVDELSQRFGKHTVQHASSLPVKIHAQHEGERGDVPARKGELFKGENKRQKIGVPLLNVKV; this is encoded by the coding sequence ATGGATAAGCCTATTACAATCCACTCATGGCCGAGGGCCATAATGCACATGGATGCGGATGCGTTTTTTGCATCATGCGAGCAGGCGATACATCCCGAGCTTCAGGGGAGGCCTGTCATAACAGGAAAGGAGCGGGGTATAGTTGCTGCGGCAAGCTATGAGGCAAAGGCAAGGGGTATAGAACGCGGGATGAGGCTGTTTGAGGCTAAGAAGGCCTGCCCTGATGTTGTACTCCTTCCATCTGATTATGAGACCTACAGCCTCTTTTCCATAAGGATGTTTGAGATACTCAGGCGTTTCTCACCTGATGTGGAGGAGTATTCGATTGATGAGGCATTTGTGGATCTTACCGGCCTCAGGAGGACTTTTCACGGTCCATATTCAGATATTGCAGGGCGGGTGCAGGAGGCGATAGCAAAGGAGCTGGGGATAAGTGTCTCTATCGGTGTAAGCCTTACCAAGGTGCTTGCCAAGGTCGCCTCAAAGTATAAAAAACCATGCGGGATCACAATAATTCCCGGGGGTGACATACACAGATACCTTTCAGATCTGCCTGTTGGAAAGCTGTGGGGCATAGGTCCGAACACCTCTGCATTTCTTGGAAAGTTTAATATAGTAACGGCCCTTGAATTTGCACGCAGCAAAGAGGAGTTTATAAAGGCATACCTCTCCAAACCCTATCAGGAGATATGGCATGAGTTAAATGGCAGGAGCGTTTATCCTGTAGTACGGGAGTCAAAGAGCAGTTATAAATCAATCAGCAAGACAAAGACCTTTACCCCTTCGTCAATGGATGAGACCTTTATATTTGCCCAGTTGTCTAAAAACCTTGAGAATGCCTGCATCAAGGCAAGGCGCCATAAACTTGCAGCTTCGGGGTTAATCCTGTTTCTGAGGATGCAGGACTTCAGGGACAATGGGGTTGATCTGAAACTAAGCCGCCCTACTTCATTCCCGGCAGAGCTTACAGGCATACTCAGGAATGGCTTCAGGGAGATATACAGGAGCGGTACCCAGTACAGGTCAACAGGCGTTATCCTGGCCGGTCTTGTCCCTGTCAGCAGTGTCCAGTACTCCCTGTTTGATGATGTGCCTGGAATAGAGAAGATGGGCAGGATATACAGCGCTGTTGATGAGCTCTCACAACGGTTTGGCAAGCATACGGTTCAGCATGCCTCAAGCCTGCCGGTAAAGATTCATGCACAACATGAGGGGGAGCGTGGGGACGTGCCTGCAAGAAAGGGGGAATTGTTTAAAGGGGAAAACAAGAGGCAAAAGATAGGGGTACCTCTGTTGAATGTCAAGGTATAG
- a CDS encoding HU family DNA-binding protein, with product MTKAELTDKIAISAGISRTAASNALNSMLENITRALQKGQKVTLLGFGTFSVQHRKARSGRNPKTGEEIKIPAGKLPKFTAGTALKNSLK from the coding sequence ATGACAAAAGCAGAACTGACAGACAAGATAGCAATTTCAGCAGGTATCAGCAGGACAGCAGCATCAAACGCGCTGAACTCCATGCTTGAAAATATAACCAGGGCATTGCAGAAGGGACAAAAGGTAACTCTGCTCGGGTTCGGAACATTCTCAGTACAGCACAGGAAGGCCCGCTCCGGCAGGAATCCAAAGACTGGTGAAGAGATAAAGATACCGGCAGGTAAATTGCCTAAGTTTACAGCCGGGACAGCCCTCAAGAATTCCCTCAAATAG
- a CDS encoding chromate transporter, whose amino-acid sequence MQNNHRLREVALLFLKLGVTAFGGPAAHIAMMRDEVVKRRKWVDDHHFLDLLGATNLIPGPNSTEMTIHLGLLRAGWKGLITAGTCFILPAMLMVMAIAWAYVRFGAMPEVSWLLYGVKPVVIAIIVQALWGLGRRAVKGLLTAIIGLTVLILYFFGVNEILLLFAGGFVAIIANNLTWSRKDNLPGLIAPVAGLSLPAAASSVVPFKLSHLFLIFLKIGSVLYGSGYVLLAFLHNDFVSRLGWLTDQQLIDAIAIGQVTPGPVFTTATFIGYILGGIPGAILATIGIFLPSFILVAVTNPLIPRLRHSPRISAFLDGVNISSLGLMAAVTVQLSQTSLIDPLTIIMAVTAAILLVYFKVNSTWLIAGGAATGLIKSFLL is encoded by the coding sequence ATGCAAAACAACCATCGCCTGCGTGAGGTGGCATTGCTCTTTCTCAAGCTTGGCGTCACGGCGTTCGGCGGCCCGGCGGCTCACATAGCCATGATGCGGGATGAGGTCGTAAAGCGCCGGAAATGGGTGGATGATCATCACTTTCTTGACCTGCTCGGTGCAACAAATCTTATACCGGGTCCTAATTCAACTGAGATGACAATCCACCTAGGCCTTCTCCGGGCAGGATGGAAAGGCCTTATCACAGCCGGCACATGTTTCATCCTTCCTGCCATGCTGATGGTCATGGCAATAGCATGGGCGTATGTCCGTTTTGGCGCAATGCCTGAGGTCTCCTGGCTCCTCTACGGCGTTAAACCGGTTGTCATAGCAATAATTGTACAGGCGTTATGGGGATTGGGGCGCCGGGCCGTCAAAGGATTATTAACGGCAATTATTGGACTGACCGTTCTCATACTCTATTTCTTTGGAGTTAACGAGATACTCCTGCTTTTTGCCGGCGGGTTTGTTGCAATAATTGCAAATAATCTGACATGGTCACGGAAAGACAACCTCCCTGGGTTAATTGCACCTGTTGCCGGGCTCTCATTACCGGCAGCAGCATCATCTGTTGTCCCTTTCAAACTTTCACACCTCTTCCTCATATTCCTCAAGATCGGCTCAGTCTTATACGGGAGCGGCTATGTACTGCTCGCATTTCTTCATAATGACTTTGTTTCGCGCCTCGGCTGGCTCACAGACCAGCAGTTGATTGATGCCATTGCAATCGGACAGGTAACTCCGGGACCTGTATTCACTACCGCAACATTCATAGGATATATACTTGGAGGCATCCCCGGGGCAATACTTGCCACCATCGGCATATTTCTCCCGTCATTTATCCTGGTGGCTGTTACTAACCCGCTAATCCCGCGTCTCAGACACTCTCCCCGTATAAGTGCGTTCCTGGACGGCGTAAACATCTCATCCCTTGGACTGATGGCCGCAGTAACGGTTCAGCTTAGCCAGACATCCCTCATAGACCCTCTTACAATTATAATGGCCGTCACAGCCGCCATCCTGTTGGTTTACTTTAAAGTCAATTCAACATGGCTCATTGCCGGCGGGGCCGCGACTGGTCTTATCAAAAGTTTCCTTCTGTAA
- a CDS encoding helix-turn-helix transcriptional regulator — MEKEIYEIHASICQIMANAKRLEIISILGNRELTVGELAEKMDIRMANLSQHLSIMKAKGILKSRREGVSIYYRIANPKVVQACKLMREVMMEQIREKGRLSMSG, encoded by the coding sequence ATGGAAAAAGAGATATACGAGATACATGCAAGCATATGTCAGATTATGGCAAATGCCAAGAGGCTTGAGATCATCAGCATCCTTGGAAACAGGGAATTGACAGTCGGTGAGCTTGCTGAAAAGATGGATATCAGGATGGCCAATCTATCCCAGCACCTGTCTATAATGAAGGCAAAGGGGATACTCAAATCCCGTCGGGAAGGTGTCAGCATCTATTACCGTATTGCAAACCCTAAGGTAGTTCAGGCCTGCAAATTGATGCGTGAGGTTATGATGGAGCAGATCAGGGAAAAGGGACGCCTTTCGATGTCAGGGTAA
- a CDS encoding response regulator, translating into MKEIIEWLVHAEGRTCSIYNKAADYFHADEEFSGFVRRLAYDEKVHHAIITQVYDLVKGRNNLPSLIAVMSDTTRNEFDACLSGIEKGIEAGTLTRSALADHIISIEFCELNDAFAYMLTTMKDHDSQFRTAAINIHKHKMTIKQFLNSCNEFKEHLDRITHFPDIWEEKILIVDDEHVIIDVMQAILSKEGMIDTASNGRKALEKVQDKYYAAIISDISMPVMDGMDFYKRAVELYPSISKRFLFFTGRVDEKTEDFFREYNLSYLEKPSRLKDIRKKVIDILTAIP; encoded by the coding sequence ATGAAAGAAATCATAGAGTGGCTGGTACATGCTGAAGGCAGGACATGCTCTATATATAATAAGGCGGCAGATTATTTTCATGCTGATGAGGAATTCAGCGGATTCGTCAGACGGCTTGCTTATGATGAAAAGGTGCACCATGCCATAATAACTCAGGTCTATGACCTGGTGAAGGGAAGGAATAACCTGCCGTCATTGATTGCTGTAATGAGTGACACAACAAGGAACGAATTTGATGCGTGCCTGTCCGGGATTGAAAAAGGCATAGAAGCCGGAACACTGACGAGAAGTGCCCTTGCTGATCACATAATTTCCATCGAATTCTGTGAATTGAACGATGCATTTGCCTACATGTTAACAACAATGAAGGATCATGATTCACAATTCAGGACTGCAGCCATCAATATTCACAAACACAAGATGACCATTAAACAGTTTCTCAACTCTTGTAATGAATTTAAGGAACATCTTGACCGCATAACACATTTCCCTGATATATGGGAAGAAAAGATCCTGATTGTTGATGATGAACACGTTATTATTGATGTCATGCAGGCGATATTGTCAAAGGAAGGCATGATAGATACAGCTTCAAACGGCAGAAAAGCCCTGGAAAAGGTTCAGGATAAATATTATGCCGCAATTATAAGTGACATTAGTATGCCTGTTATGGACGGTATGGATTTCTATAAGAGGGCTGTGGAGCTTTATCCATCAATAAGCAAGCGGTTCCTGTTCTTTACTGGGAGGGTGGACGAAAAGACAGAGGATTTTTTCAGGGAGTATAATCTGTCATACCTGGAAAAGCCATCACGCCTCAAAGACATCAGGAAAAAGGTCATAGACATATTGACTGCTATACCTTGA